A genomic segment from Bacteroidota bacterium encodes:
- a CDS encoding ABC transporter permease yields MMFPFYISRRYLFAKKSQNVINIISAISVIGVAVGTMALIVVLSVFNGFDNLIKSLYNSFYPDIKISAAVGKTFTTQTPSFQKVKHIQGVSDFCNVVEENALLKYGDRQFIATIKGVDYNYAKVCGLDTMIRQGSFMLEKDSVPFAIIGQGVAYYLAVGLNFVNPIYLYVPRRNEELSFDPNEAFNKMFIFPSGIFSIEEDFDEKYVIVPISFARNLLEYKDEVTSVEIKLDSTCNKQAVQSEIQHTLGKNYTVQNRYEQNKLFYRIMKSEKWAIYFILTFILIVASFNIIGSLTMLILEKKDDSFTLRSMGADVKLLRKIFLIEGWSISAIGAVIGLGLGGLICWLQEKFELVKLHGSGSFIINAYPVDMHFIDFVAVLLTVAVIGFITTWYPVKFITKKYLSDIS; encoded by the coding sequence ATGATGTTCCCCTTTTACATTTCCCGCCGTTACTTATTTGCCAAAAAGTCTCAGAATGTTATCAATATTATATCGGCTATTTCTGTTATCGGGGTTGCTGTAGGGACAATGGCCCTTATTGTGGTCTTGTCTGTTTTTAACGGATTCGACAACCTCATCAAATCATTGTATAATTCCTTTTATCCGGATATAAAAATTTCGGCGGCAGTAGGGAAAACCTTTACTACCCAGACTCCGTCCTTCCAGAAAGTTAAGCATATTCAGGGCGTATCGGATTTTTGCAATGTGGTAGAGGAAAACGCTTTGCTTAAATATGGAGACAGGCAGTTTATTGCTACCATCAAAGGGGTGGACTATAATTATGCCAAAGTTTGCGGGCTGGATACCATGATCCGTCAGGGTTCCTTTATGCTTGAGAAGGATAGTGTTCCTTTCGCAATCATCGGGCAAGGGGTGGCCTATTACCTGGCTGTGGGGCTTAATTTTGTCAATCCTATTTATCTTTATGTCCCGCGTCGCAATGAAGAATTAAGTTTTGATCCCAATGAAGCATTCAATAAAATGTTCATTTTCCCTTCGGGTATTTTTTCCATAGAAGAAGATTTTGACGAGAAGTATGTTATTGTTCCTATTTCCTTTGCCCGTAATCTTTTAGAATATAAGGATGAAGTAACTTCTGTTGAAATCAAGCTTGATTCGACTTGCAATAAGCAGGCCGTGCAATCTGAGATTCAGCATACCCTGGGTAAAAATTATACGGTACAAAACAGATATGAACAAAACAAGTTGTTTTACCGTATTATGAAATCGGAGAAATGGGCAATTTATTTCATTCTGACCTTTATATTAATTGTGGCTTCATTTAATATCATAGGATCACTTACCATGTTAATTCTTGAAAAGAAGGATGATTCGTTTACTTTGCGCAGCATGGGCGCGGATGTAAAATTGCTCAGGAAGATATTTTTGATTGAAGGCTGGTCGATTTCTGCAATTGGGGCTGTAATTGGATTGGGGCTGGGCGGACTTATCTGCTGGCTTCAGGAAAAGTTTGAATTGGTGAAACTGCATGGCAGTGGTTCGTTCATCATTAATGCCTATCCGGTTG
- the rbfA gene encoding 30S ribosome-binding factor RbfA, which yields MSETRQNKISRLIQKELSDIFQKESRNLFRGSMISVTFVRMTPDYGMAKVYISIFPPEKREEIFKLVNEQNKSISHALNQRIRFQMRFMPELMFLIDDSLDYVEKIDNLLKK from the coding sequence ATGAGTGAAACGCGTCAAAATAAGATATCCCGCTTAATTCAGAAAGAGTTAAGTGATATTTTCCAGAAAGAAAGCCGCAATCTTTTCAGAGGATCCATGATTAGCGTTACTTTTGTACGCATGACTCCTGATTATGGTATGGCTAAGGTTTATATCAGCATATTCCCACCGGAGAAAAGAGAAGAAATCTTTAAGCTGGTGAACGAACAAAATAAGTCCATAAGCCATGCACTTAACCAGAGGATACGTTTCCAGATGCGTTTTATGCCGGAGTTGATGTTTCTGATTGATGATTCGCTTGATTACGTTGAAAAAATTGATAATTTGCTTAAGAAATGA